The Dioscorea cayenensis subsp. rotundata cultivar TDr96_F1 chromosome 11, TDr96_F1_v2_PseudoChromosome.rev07_lg8_w22 25.fasta, whole genome shotgun sequence genomic interval TTTGTTCTTGGGTTTTTATAAATAGCATGGTGGGCGCTGCTTGTTTTCTCAGCTTCGCACGCCAtcgtttcttcttcttcttcgattcTTCGTCTCTTCTTGCTTGCTATTCACTTCAAGGCCTCGTCTTTCTCTTTGATTTCTCTCTATTGGAGCCATTGTAGCTCGCCTAGCTGAGCTTTCGTAGAGGCGGTGTTTTCTTTGCTGTGGATTCGGTGAGTTCTTGgtctttttgtttgattgtattgttttatttggatcttttctattgattttttttatgtgtagtTTGAGGAGCGTTgatgctttgatttttttttttatgaattaatgtGAAAGGGTTTTGTTTGTCTGTTGGGAATCGGTGGAGAAGCTGTCGCATTTGAATGGTTGAATTGGATCGATGTCagcttgttctttcttttttctattttcttgttttggtgtttcttttgtggattttgttTTCTTGGTGAGTGAAAAAGAGAGGGATTGTGATTCAATGATCCTTTCGTTGGATTTCTTGTGGTGATTGATGGTTCTTTCTCCTTTGATGCATGAACTTCGTTTGTGAAAAtttagatttagggttttgttcTTCTAACTTTTGCGGATTAGAGTGTTGGAAAGTTTGATCTTTATGGGAACTTTTGGCTTACTAATGTGTTTATTGATTTCATAATCTCTCTGGAAGCTTCTTTGTTCTAATCTTGCTTGTTCTGCTGCTTTTCCtttgatattaatttgttttgcttttttttattcagaTTTCCTCAATAAATGCGCAatctttgtttttggttttataactttttaaaaagaagaaaaagataaaatttttgaCCTTGGAAACCTTTTTAATTTGCACTTCAGATGCCAAATTTTAATGGTTAAGTGAACCTCTAGAACATAGTTTGCTGAAAAAGGaagtaaattgattttttttttctacaggAATATTCATTGAAAAAGTGTTGTTTCTCTTTGACAAGTGCTATATTTCTTCATAAAtccttctctttattttcttgtttaattctttTGTGTGCTCACTGCTCATTGAACTTGTGagtaatcaaatcaaatctgaGTAATCAAATCAAGATAAAAGTTTCCTGTAGTTAGTGCTGAGTGATGTAGTTTCTTTACTTAACATTCTCCAATATTTTTCTCTGGATGGGATATGTCTTCCACCcatttttatctcataataaGATCTTAGAAAACATACATCCAATAGAATTCAAAGATATTCTTTACTTTGGTAATCACCATCATTCTTATCAACATGCTTTTCACCCCAATAGCAAACACCAATTTTAGTGAAACAAGACATGTTTCTTGGTCACAAATTTCCCTGTCTGGCAACCAGCAAgagttgatttctttttttatatattccttTTGCCACTTACTGCATATAAATTATTGCGCCAATGTAATAACAGATATGCTCAATTGATTCCCATTAATCAATGGCGTGCACTTTCTAGGATAGAGGTTGCAGTTTGTTGTGGGCTCATGACTTCCTTGTCACTGCTCTCTGTGttcatctttatctttatctctatctctatctcttaggtttccttatcaTAGTCTCTTTTGTAACTTTGTGCAAGTGGTTGGGCTGCTTCCGCTCCTCTTTTCCTTTAGAATATGACAAAGGTGACGTCATTTCTTGTGACCTCCTCGTCcttctccaccaccacctcctcctcctcctcctcctcctctatcTCTCTCTTTAGATAATAATTTGTAAGCCCAACAACCTTTTATAGATGTTATTGATAGCATCAAGTCTTGAATTACTGGAATTTCTGTATGTATACTGTGTTTctgtagtaattttttttttctgttcttGTTTGTGATTTCTGTTTCTGTTTGACTAATATGATTGCTGCCTTGTACAGACTAGTTGAAATTATTGGTTGTTAGTTGGAATAAATGGAGGTAGAAGGAGTAGCTGAAGGATGCTTAAATGAAATCTCCGACAAGGCATCTTCCATTGAAGAGCCAATGAACAAGTGTATACCGGATAGCCAACCACCGTCGGTGAATGGTTGTTTCGACTGTAACATCTGTTTGGACTTCGCAATGGATCCAGTTGTGACACTCTGTGGTCATCTCTACTGCTGGCCCTGCATCTACAAGTGGTTGGAGATCCATGGTGGTGATTCTCACCATTGCCCTGTCTGCAAAGCATTCCTCTCGCGTGACGCATTGGTTCCCCTCTATGGCCGCGGCAATTCCTCCCCTCAGAGTCCTGAAATTCCTAAAAGACCTCCTTCAGTTTGCCGTCCTGACAACCAGTTTGATATCAATCATCATCACTACGTTCACCATAACGACTACCAGTACTTCTCCAGCAACATTCCACCGTATTGGCCTATGGAAACAAGTGTGTTTCGTTCAACAGCCGGAGAAGTGATCGAGGGAATAGCAGTCTCTATACTCCCCTGGATGTTCCGGGACCGAAAGCAGCATATACTACTCTAGACCACAACTCATGAATGCAAGTGCAAACAATCCAAGGCTAAGGAGGCAAGAGATGCAAGCAGAGATATCACTTCACCAGTTATGGTCTTTTCTTTGTTGCTTAGCCATATTGTGCTTACTCTTGTTCTAACCAGTGACATGATTCACACATAATACTTGATGCAATAATGCATCTCTGATATACCtgtaaaaatataatgtttaCAACTTTAATCTGTTGTTTCTTGCAATGGTTAATGGCAAGAGTTGAaagttgtattttcttttggtctCCCACTACTAAAAGGGTTTTGAGTGCCAACAAACGAACATTGTGTTTGGTGAGTTTGTGGCGTTGGTTGGGCTTTTTCACACtggtctttatttatttaagactTCAATGTCAATGGTCCCatagcttatatatataaacctataACAATAAATGcttgaaataaataaagatcCTACTAATTAGTTGGTTGAACTACACCTTGCTTCGTGGTATGATATGACAATAAGGCCAATCTCAGCCAAATATGGGTTATCACAAAAGCTAAACCATCATAAATTTGGTCACATTTGAAAAGGATTTCTAAACCAATGTTATTTAACTCAGCAGAAAAGCACAATGAGATGGCAAACATCCACAACAGATGCTAACAATACAACTACAAAGATCTGACAAACCATCAGAACATCATAGTTATTGATCACTCAAGAGATTAAAGGAAAAAACCAAGCAGTCCGCGGTAGCAGAGAGACTCTAGGAAAATAACCATAAGACATCGATGATTTAGCTTTTGATTATAAAGAACTAATCTACTCAGAAAGAGTGGATTTAAGTTCACCAGATTTCTGCAGTTCCAATATGATGTCGCAGCCACCGATAAGCTCACCTTTGTAGTACAGTTGAGGAAAGGTAGGCCAATTTGAGTAAGTCTTTAGGCCCTGCCTGACTTCTTCATTGGTCAAAATGTCAAATGATCCAAAGCTAATGTCTTCTTTCCTAAGTGCATCGACAACCTTCGAGCTAAAACCACAGCGCGGAGCATCAGGAGTACCTTTCATGAAAAGCATTGTCTGCGAGGAAGAAATGATAGTCTTTAGCTTATCCTCAAGAGTTTCTTTTGCGGCAATTCCTTTCTCAGCCAAAAGATTCTTCAATTCCCCGCTCTTATGCATCTCCAGGGCGATATCAGACCCCCCAATAAGCTCACCTTTTATGTAGAGTTGTGGATAGCTAGACCAGTTTGAAAAAACTTTAAGGGCCTGCCTTACTTCATCGTCAGAAAGAATGTCGAAGGACCCGAATTCTATCTTCTCTTGTTTAAGGATATCCACAACCTTGCGACTGAATCCACATTTGGGTTCCTCTGGTGCACCCTTCATGAACAATACAACAGGAGACGAATTGATCAGGCTTTCAAGTTTAGAAGTCAAGGCAGTACTCAAACTGGTTGGTTCAGCAATGCCACCACCTCTACGAGGTTGAGGAACATCAGGCAATGCAGGAGCTACAATAGATTCTCCAGCATTTGCACCATCTGAAATCCCATGATCTCTAAATACGTCCTTCAACTCACCATTTTCATGCATAGCAACCACAATATCACAGCCACCAATTAGCTCCCCTTTGCAGAAGAGCTGAGGGAAGGTTGGCCAGTTGGAGAATTTCTTCAAACCCTCACGCACCTCATTGTCTGTGAGTATATCAAAACTTCCAAATTGGACTCCCAAGTCCTTCAAAATGTCCACAACCTTCCGACTAAAGCCACATTTAGGTTCTTCAGGGGATCCTTTCATGAATAGAAAAACAGGATGAGAATTAACAAGCTCCTGCAGACGTTTCTTTAAGGAATCAGCTAATCCAGAGCCTGTGGTTCCATCTTGTGAGGAAGAGCCATTTTCCTTTGCCAGATCTTTCACTGATTCTAGAACAGCAGGTCCAGCGGCCATTCCAATACTGGCAGGGAGCAGCAGATTCCACCTGGTCAGAAGATCCAGCAACTTTTGCAACTTTATTTGCCAAGCCAGAGGGGTTTGCACCCTCCAGTGTATCGACAGTCTTTACCATCCTACAAAggaaaaatatcacaaattttCACAATGGTATTAGACAAGCCTGAATCAGTATTGGTTATGATTCAGTATTCTTCCATTTTTCAATTTGCTAGCCATGGAAGATTGGGTTCCCAAAATATGACGAAGGAAACTCACAACCTCAGAAAAAAGAGTGTCAATATAtggttttatttcttaaaatacaAGCAGACTATTAGCAAAAAGAAAGATTGAAAAGCAAAGCAACTACAAATTAAGCTAAATCAATTAGGCATCTTGAGTCATGCATACTCAAGAAACAAGTTACGGATATAAAGCAATTACTAAAAGCACCAAAGCAAACCAATTTCATGGAATCATTTGCTTACATGAACAAATTCTTAGATTATCTCCCAAACTTTCCTGTAATAAGAGTATTTGTAAAACTATAATTATTCAGCCCTTACAACCAATAATAACAAGGTCAAGTTAAATGGCTGCTCCTCTCCCTTGACATCCTGTGCATGGCTACATGTCAACACAGATGTAAACCAAAGAGTTTTGAGGCTTCTTAGCATGATAGCATATAATATGCAAAAGAAATCTCAACAATATCTTGGTAAAGACAGTCTTAGTCATCCCCTCGAAAACAAATTGTCCCAAAAACAGGGGTCATGAATTCAACTTGGATATATTTCATTTGATGCAATAAAATGTtacatgagaaaataaaaaaatgacaacaatataaatatagCGGCACCCCATTGGGAATTCTCAATTAATAAAAGGATTAGATGTGTCTGAAGtatcaaaactcaaatttgCTGTTGAAGGCTAATCTCATGAGATGAACATACCACCCAAAGAAATCCTCTGTTGATCACTGATATGAATGTGAACACATGATAATGAATttctgataaataaaaaatgaaattctcACATGCAAGACTTTTCTTCTCTTTGCAGTCAGAATCCCTTGACTCCATTAGAACCACAGGAACTAGTTATGGCAAGGTCATCATGGTACAAAACagttaaaaatctaaaacattTGATCGGCATTGTGCTTGGATGATAACTCTTATAGACCAAGTGACACGATTTTCATTCAAGAAAactaaaatgaagaagatgtttCAGCCCATCATGAACTTTAAACAAGTAATCTGCCGGATTATTCATCTAAATATGAGTTGGTGTATTAATCCATAGGCATGAGTGGTTACTAAAAttacaacaaacaaaataacaacTTCAATAGTTAATCACATGGAATCATATTTCCTCAAACAACAGAGAAGGAACAAATAAGCCAGCCATAAAAAAGGAATCAGACAAACCTTGCAGAAGACAAAGTATGGCACAGCTGAAACTGAATAAGCCTCTGAAATTTCAGGCTGTTCTTCTGCTTCAACCTGGACAGATGTATGACAGAATTACAACAAACTACAGTGCAAAACTTGTATAAACACATAATTCAAAACCAAActtaagagagaaaaaaaaaatcagtaatttATCAGAGCAagtaaattttgaaaacaatttAATAAAGATGAAAAGTTACTCAAGCAGTGTAACTCCTTAAAAAAACAATGGTCCAAGCAAAGTTTATTTTGAATCCCAAACAAGTTAAGAAACTGCTTTTAGAATGATgaaacagattaaaaaaaaggacgAAAAATACAATCTCAAGTTGCTCGCATGAagaacataattatatatatactttaaaagTTATCTTTTTTCTCATTAATTCACCATTCTTTTTTGCTTTACACCATTCCTCAATCCAAACAGACCATTAGTGAATTCAATCTAACTTTTTATCCTTAAATATACGGTAAATCATGCCAACATaagaatattattaaaaaaaaacacactacCTACTTGATAAACAGCAAAAGCTCAAAGAGAACACCTGGAAACCCTAACAAGAAACGAAACAGAAAACCCCCAGGGCCTAGCcaacaaaattttcttcaactcGCAATCAAAAGGAATGAGAACTTCACCAAAAAGAGAAACAACAAATCAAATCTAAAAGGCCAAAAACGGAAAGAAGAGCAGAAACCAAATAGAACactgaaaaccctaatcctcagCACCAAAACCATTAAACTGACAATCAAATCAAACGAAAACACCCCAAATTCTAACCagaaacaacaaaatcaaacgAAAAGTAAGCAAAAAGAGCAGAAAGACAGAGAGAGAGCAGAAGCGAACCCTGAGGAAGACGACGTGAGGGAAGTCGGTGGCGAGGTGTGAGAAGACCTGGTCCATCTGCTTGGAGGCCTCACACCATGATGCCCAGAAGTGAAGAATCACCACCGCAGGGCCACGAATGAGATCATCAAGCTCCGGCTTCGATTGCACATCCTTCACGGAGCCGCCGGTGGCCATCTCTctcctcccttcttcttctccttcggCCTCGATTCCGATGAGAACGATCGAGAACCAGAACAACACGATGCCCACTTCACTATAAAAAAGatgtttttattcttcttctttttttcttctttcttttgcgAAATTATCAAATAGTCCCTTAAACTATGTTCATTTCacacttgtttttgtttataaaaatgccctcgtatttttaatatttataaaactatctgaattttaatttaataactatataaaaaaaatatcacataaTAATTGAATTTATCTCTCGCTTGACGACTCTCACTagaatcttttctttttttattaaaccctCATAATCTAAAACATGGTTCGAGttaggtttttaatgagaaaattataattttggattttattaattaaaaaaaaaagcatgtcTTTTCAACTGCTTTCAATTtctaaaaagaattttaaatttatcaaaaaatatttaatttttaaaattcttaaatttaaattaaattaaaattacaaaattatttttatttttattatgttatctaCGTATATGGGTGTTGGGCAGGTCTCACGCTGACATAGGCACTCCTGATCAGTTTACCTCTTCATTGATGTGCTTACGTttgaatattaaaatatgtaaattcACTATCATTATACTCCATACATTGTGTTTTAGCACACAGTAAGATAAGCTCATCCCATAGTCCTCACCAtgagaaatttaaaatatgaataaaaattttaaataataaggatcaaaaaaataaaatgaaatagttATAAATCACAGTGAAAATAGGTATggagtttttaataattttatcaatttttattgtggaaatagttgaaaaaaaaaattagacggaaaaaaataaaattactatttagtTAAAGAAAGGTTTGATAGGGACTGATAAGTAATTTAATAcctaatatttaatatttaaatatttaaatttttttcctcttatcACGAGCGTAGAGTGGGGTGCCTTTTATGGCAGAGATAAGATGAGGTGTGAGGAGCTTTGCTTCTCCTTTTCAAGCTTTTCtccattaaaataataataataataatttacaaaaaaatatttgtttcttaaaatacctataattttgtttgtatttatggCAATTAATtcactaaattaaaataaggaTGTGATAAAATAGGATCTGGTTTTAAACTTTCTAAATAGATAGTATctgaaatttcttttatttaattgaggAGATGAGAGTAATTTAgtgaattaataatataaatcatttttttttaataaatataaatcatttctaaaataggaaaaaaattcttttatttaatattttctcggttttatgtaattaaaatttttattgtagaACTCATTTGACGTGAATCATGATAAGTTGATAACATTACTGTTATTTTGTTATCTTGTTTTCACTTTGAGTAACAACAAATGCActgtaaaaaaatgttataggatgaaaaaaaataaagtattattttaagtaattaattttatCTACTTAAATAAGAAGCATGGgttttaaacaatatattttattttattagttttttgagCCACCGGTTAAGTCACAAGCTCTAAACTATTCAAGTGAAgataatatcttataaaaaatatttttatatatacaaaaatataaactcaaaatTGTTGCTAACACTAACTATAAACTTTTACTATTTGAACTAGCTCaaattaataattctaattttaagTATACTCAActgtgtttattattttatcatgtaaatattgtTCTCGAGtcagggaaaaataaaaaacagtgaGGCAAGTTtgtttcacaaattttttttttaaaaaataaataaataaatcacaaacataTTAAACTAAAAACAGAAATAATGAAACATGGAAAGTTTCTTGGATTTCATAAAAACAATTACCAAAGTGAAAAATGATCCCTTTAACAAGATAAgcatttaagaaaaatttaaaataaatataattttataagcattttcaaataaattcttAGATAACTTAACAGACAAAAATTATCAAGTGTTACTTTGTAAACTATTAaacttatcaataaaaataagatgCTATGCTGCACGAGACATAATAATTCTATTagcctattttttttcttctataattatcttttgatttcaataaaaatattgtttatccacatgttattaaaaaaaagggaattaCATTTAAACCAAATTAAATCCACATCATacggaatttttttaaaaaaataatcaatcattaatcccgGGTTAAACCAAGTCCAAACCGATTCAACCACCGAGTCAAAGACAAGCACAACTCGTAACAGCGATTTGTTTAATAAAAGCACCCTGGTCTTAATCACCcataaaaagaaactaaaaaccCATTCCCCCATAAAATACTCCGCAAGAATAACTTTAACTATCCTAATTTTCAAGCAAACAGCCAATCATCAACTCACACCTGGCAAAGTGCTAAAATTTTCCGCGGGTACAGCAGAACAAGCCAAAGATCCCACCTTTTTCTCTTCACTGAGCTGTGCGTCTCTCACTCTCGGCTCCCCTTTCCCACTCTCTCGCATCTCTAGGAGGAGAAGAGGAGTTGGAGCGATGGGAGGGCCTTTGGGAGCGATCATTGGGCGGTACCCGACGGAGAGTGATGGTGACGGAGACATGGCCGGAGGCGGGATCATCCGGCACAACCGCAAGTGCAGGGATTTGGTGTTTTTGGTGATCTTTATCGCATTTTGGGTGGCCATGATTGTGAACTCTAGCTTCGGATTTAATCAGGGGAATCCTCTCAGGTTTGATTTTTCCACTAGTTTTACCTCCATTTCTGGCTTTAATTTTGGTGTCTGTTGAAAAGgcagtttttttgtttttttttcgtttttatcAGTGTGCTGGTTGTTGTGGAGTGGTGTTTGTGGTTCTCTTTCTAAATTGGTGCTCTTAGTGTCTATTTTTGGAGTGgagattttgtttaaattttgagcGGACGTTGCACATCGGTTTACTGTGTTTggggtttatttttatgtctCTATTTCACTTATTAAAGTTTGTGGCTTGATGATGAATTTGCTATTTTCCTTTACTGTTTAGACACTGCTTGTTGTGATTATTTGAATTGATTAATTAGGTAGGTGTAACTACTTGTCAATTTGCACTTGGATTCTATGGTTAGCTTCTGTGTCTGCCAAAAATTTGACCTTTTCCATTGGTCTTCTAGTTTTAAATGTTTCTCGTGCATTACTAGTTTTCTAGGTTCTTCTTGCTTGTCGCGCGCCCTTCTTGGGTGGATCATTATTTGGATTTGGTTCAATTTTTTGGTCTTCTGGTTTCTGCTAAACCTTACATATAttgttgagtttattttgtACCTATGGAACATTGATGTTAAGAAAGCATTGAACAATGTTTGTGCTTCATCTTTTCTATCTTATGCTCTGTGCTAGTATCAAATGTACCCTGATGAATAATTTGTTCTTTATTTGTGCATCTGCCACATGCATCAGAGTCTTCCCCCCGGTCTTTTGCAAATATGTTTTCGAATTGTTCTCTGGTTATATGTATGTTCATTTCTTTTGCAGGCTAACATATGGCTTGGACTATAAAGGCAATGTATGTGGCGATAAGCATGCTGACCCAGATCTACGGGAATTGGAGGTCAGATATTGGATGAATCCTAATCAGGTCTATGAAAGTGGGCTTAAGAGTAGCCAGTTTAAGTTGGCTGATGCCAGGAGCATCTGCTTAATGGAGTGCCCAGTTCCTTCTGATGATGGCCTTAATTGGATTTGTGACTATCCAGAGGGGGATATTCGCCTCACAGTTGATGATTGGATCGATAGAGACTATGATTATTATGAGTTTCTTACACCTGAGATGAGGAATAGCTCACTTCAGCTTCAAGGTCCCTGCTATCCTGTGATATACCCCAGTGTAAATGGTAAGTACTGAAATCAGATAGAAGTTGGAAGAATCAGTTGACTTATGATTTTGCTGATTTAGGAACAAAGGAAAATTGcatgattttcaaaatatacCTCTCGGCCCTCACCTCAAGATTGTTCTGATTTTAGTTGATAGATTATTTAAATCCTGATATATTTGTGAGAATAAAATGTTTCTTGGCAACGAATTTCTTATGAAAAATGTCTTCTTGAAATGATTACCAAGGCAATTGATACAGATGGTATGCATTATTAAAAGTATCTGTGCAACATTTTCTTCTGAAGTAtattaagtaaatatatatgtagGTGCATAAATGAGTTTTGTAATCTATATTTCTTTTCAGCTCCTCATCTTTGCTGCAAAGGCTAACTATTGACATCTTATTTATCTCCCTTGTAGTCCTTTGGAGTTGCCAATTCATAGCACGCGCATCAAATGTTTCCTTGCGTCACTGGCAGCAGATGGGTGGTGCTAACATTCAAGAAGATATTATAATTGATAAAACTATTCACAAAGCGATAAATTCTCCATCAGCTGTTTTGAAGgttaaaaattattactatgtttccctttttttttccttcaaaaatGATGGTTCCCTAATAGAAGTTATccttttgtcttttcttttcgtGTAATTCCTATATATGCTACTTATTATAATTGATAAAACTattcaaaaagtaaaatttCTTCTCCACATtctcatttttatcattataaatGTTACCTCATTTCTAATGAGAAATACGCTACTTATTCTCACTTTTTCTTCAATTTACAGAGGTATGTTGCAGATATTGGGAAGGCATGGCCTGTGTTGATTGTTTGTGGTGGAATTCTGCCTTTGTTTTTGGCTGTGTTCTGGCTATTAATGATTCGTCATTTCGTTTCTGGCATGACATGGATTACAGTCATCCTTTTCAATGCCCTCGTAATTTCAGTTACAATGCTATACTATGCGAAAGGTCAGATCCATGATCCTACAATCATCTGAAATGTGTTATTAGAAAGTCATTTTTCATGTGGATGCAtctgttaatttaaaaaatcattagttCTCATGCCAAAATATAAGAATAGTTGCCTGTGAATTTTTGATACATGCTCAGCAAGGTTCTCTTTCTGGGGAGATTTCAGTTTTTCAACTGTTATggtgattttattgtttattctttataattaaaattttcacctTCCAGCTGGATGGATTGGAAATGATGCTGTATCTGTTGTTATTGGTGTGAGTGATCCATATGTCAACATAAGTGGAAGAGTGAGTCCTCCCTAGGAACTGAACAAGCTTCCCAGGATAATCTCACCCATAGTTACTAATTTTCAGAGCAATCATGCAGGAACTAAATCACCTTCGTGCCATTGCAGTTCTTATGACAGTTGTGA includes:
- the LOC120272592 gene encoding E3 ubiquitin-protein ligase RMA3-like — encoded protein: MEVEGVAEGCLNEISDKASSIEEPMNKCIPDSQPPSVNGCFDCNICLDFAMDPVVTLCGHLYCWPCIYKWLEIHGGDSHHCPVCKAFLSRDALVPLYGRGNSSPQSPEIPKRPPSVCRPDNQFDINHHHYVHHNDYQYFSSNIPPYWPMETSVFRSTAGEVIEGIAVSILPWMFRDRKQHILL
- the LOC120272210 gene encoding LOW QUALITY PROTEIN: monothiol glutaredoxin-S11-like (The sequence of the model RefSeq protein was modified relative to this genomic sequence to represent the inferred CDS: deleted 1 base in 1 codon), with product MATGGSVKDVQSKPELDDLIRGPAVVILHFWASWCEASKQMDQVFSHLATDFPHVVFLRVEAEEQPEISEAYSVSAVPYFVFCKTVDTLEGANPSGLANKVAKVAGSSDQVESAAPASIGMAAGPAVLESVKDLAKENGSSSQDGTTGSGLADSLKKRLQELVNSHPVFLFMKGSPEEPKCGFSRKVVDILKDLGVQFGSFDILTDNEVREGLKKFSNWPTFPQLFCKGELIGGCDIVVAMHENGELKDVFRDHGISDGANAGESIVAPALPDVPQPRRGGGIAEPTSLSTALTSKLESLINSSPVVLFMKGAPEEPKCGFSRKVVDILKQEKIEFGSFDILSDDEVRQALKVFSNWSSYPQLYIKGELIGGSDIALEMHKSGELKNLLAEKGIAAKETLEDKLKTIISSSQTMLFMKGTPDAPRCGFSSKVVDALRKEDISFGSFDILTNEEVRQGLKTYSNWPTFPQLYYKGELIGGCDIILELQKSGELKSTLSE